Within the Dolichospermum compactum NIES-806 genome, the region ATTTCTAGATATTGATTTCTGAAACGACTATAAATAAAGGATTTTGAGGATAATATTGTCAGACAGACATAAAATTGACAATATAAACCGAATTATGAAAATCTTGATGATTATAGCAAACCGCCAAAAGTATTGCAAGCCCGTTACTAAATAAAAATAATTCTCAATTAATTATTAAGAAAATCTAAACTTGAATTGTAATGAGTTATGAATATTAAAAGTATTATTATATTTTTATAAGTTTTAATTATAATTTATTCCTAAAATAGCTTTAGAGACTTCCAAATAAAAATATGTCCCAAAACTAACGCAAAAACTCTCTCTATTTCTTCTCTCTCTGTGTTCTCTGTGCCTCTGTACTTCTTTTGTTCATTTATTGGGATAATTTTTTTCTTGGAAGTTCCTTAGCGGAATTTGATGTCTATATCATGTAACACCAAAAATCAATAACTGGAAATTTTACTCTGGAGCGACTCTGCGTGAGGTAAAATTGTACTCTTAAACAGCAACGCCGGCTTTCGTAAATTTCCAATCAAAGGTGTATTTTATGCGGTTACGCTCAATGCAGTTAATTTTTATAGCTGGGCTAATGGGGTTACTTTCCTGGATATGGACACCCACAGCCCTAGCATTAACACAGATTAAATTATCTGATATTTCCTATCACGAATGTCCATCAGAACTGTCCAGTGGAATAGTAGGTAGTAGCGGTTCAAATACTGCCAGTTGCTTCATCGTTACAGGTAAAGCGGAAAACAGCACCCGCAAAACTGTTTATGATGCGGATATTTTTGGGCGTATATATGATGCTAATGGTGACTCAACCTTACAAAATCGGACTCGTCTGGGTTTAATCGCCGAAGTTTCTCCCGGAGTTAGCGATTTTGAATTTAGAATCACAGTCCCCAGTAATCAGCCTTTACCATTACAACTTAAACAATTTAAAGCTGCTGGATTTAGTGGAAGAGTCAGAAGATAAGAGTTGTAGAGACGTTCCTGGGAACGTCCTTACATTGAAAATCGTAAGTTGGGGCTTAAAATCCTTGTACCAAGGTGGCACGAGCTAAACTATCTAAAATACCACCAACTATGTTCAATGCCAAAAATGCCAGGATAGGGGAGAAATCCATCCCACCCAAGGGGGGAATTATGGAACGAAATAGATTGAGGTAGGGATCACTAATTTGGCTTAAAGCTGCAAATGGTTGATTAGACCATTCAATGGTGGGAAACCAAGTCAACAAGACTCGAATAATCAGCAAATAGCTGTAAAGAGAGACAAAGGTAGCTAGAGTTGTAATTAGTAAATTCATGGATGGGTAACTTTCCTGTTAAATGTCAAACATAGATTCTTGATTGATTTTAATTTAGCTCACGTCCCATTGTGTAGCCAATCAATATAACAAAGGGAAAGCTTAAGAATGCTCATTAACTTCCTGGGATGAGTTGCTGTTGACATTACCTAATTGCTTCCGCACATCATCAATTGTGGCATTAAGTTGGGCAATTTTATCTTCGAGCGATCGCCTGGTTGCTTCTATTTCCAAACTTTCATGACCAGAAGCCCTCATCTGCCGCTTTTTAGTCCCTGTCTGTCCATCATTTTCCCCAGCAGTTAACCCTTCATGCTCTTCATTTGCAAACTTAGCATCTAAGCGCGAAGTAATCACCGCCCCTAAAATACCACCAACTACACCCCCAATCAATGACCCCAATAACAAACCACTAGCAAAACCATCTTGCTGACTCATATTTTTTACCGTTTTCTCGAAAATAAGCAACTTTGACCGTACTTTAGCTATTTTCCGTCCTTAGCGGCATCCTAGCTCAAGTTCCAAAAATGCGATCTCCCGCATCCCCTAATCCTGGGACAATATACCCCCGATCATCAAGCGTTTCATCAATAGTAGCGGTGTAAACGATTAAGCCAGGATAGACAGCAGCCAATTTTTTCAACGCTGGGGGAGCAACAACTACAGATATAATCCGAATTAACGCCGGATCAACACCTCTTTGGGTCAATTCATCCATTACTGCCATTATAGAGCCTCCAGTAGCCAACATCGGCTCAGTAATTAAAACCCGCGTTTCGGGGGCAAATTTTTCGGGTAATTTATTTAAATAACAAGTAGGTTCCAGAGTTTCTTCATTTCGCGCCAAGCCAAAATGGTAAATTGATGCCAAAGGTAGTACACCCTGCGCTCCCTCTAACAAGCCTAAACCAGCCCGTAAAATCGGCACAACAGCCACAGGTATCTGAGGATTAATAAAAGTGGCTACACAGGTCGTCAGAGGCGTTTGCACCGTTGTTTCTTGAGTCGGCAACCACTCCCTAGCAGCCTCATACGTTAGCCATCTACCCAACTCAGTAATAGCAGAACGGAATAATACAGATGGTGTAGCTACATCACGAGCAACTCCCAACCAGTGCTGAATTAAAGGATGAGGTGGAACATAAACACGGAGTTGTTGCGTCATAGCTAGAAAATGGCGGCTGGATAATTGTCTTTTTACTGCAACATCATAGCAGAATTCAGGAGTCAGGAGTTAGGAGTCAGGAGTCAGGAGAAAGAAGAAAGCAGGACTTACGCAATTGGCACAAGCGATTCCTAGGTCGCGCTTCCCTATCGCCCAGAGACAGGGAAGCAATGAGTATTGAATAGTATATAAGTATTATTTACTCGGAACATCCCAAAAAATTCAAAGAGTTCCCCGCTGACATCAAGTACAATTTACTGTCTAATTATTTAATTCAGCAACTAAAACGTCCAGATGTTCAAATGTATTTGGTCTGATTTAAAATGACCACTTCCTTCTATAACGATCGCTTGTGCCAGTTGCGTAAGTCCTGCTGGTGTTATTTTAAAATCATCAACATTGCGAGTAACTAATGAAGAGATATTATCTTCGGCAGATTCCTTATCTATAAAACGTAATCTCTCAAATAAAGGCAGTTCTTTTTTTGTTGCTGCAAGTAATTGGATAATGTTTTAATAACTGCTGACCACTGATAGCTGAATGCTTACCTTATGCTTAAATTAACAATTGCCCAGAAACTATCCCAGCTAGTCCACGTCATCTCACATATCACATATTATAGGCAATCTTATCATGAGTCGTTCTATCCGTTGGCAATCTAGCACCGCTGCACTCATGGCTATAGCTATTACCACAGGTGCAGCTACCCCTTTACTATCCTTTAGTCCGGTTATGGCACAAGGATACAATCTCAATCAATCACGGACAATTAGTATTCGCTCTGGTGCGACTTTACCTGTTATTTACGAAAAAGAGAAGGTTATTGTCAAACCGGGTGAAACATTGGCTTTAACTCTGAAAATAGCTGACAATGTTACTGATAGTAACAGAAATATTTTAATTCCTGCTAATAGTGAGGTTATTGGGGAATTACAACCAGTAAGATTAAATACTCGATCTACCAATAATAATCAGCAAGGTGTTCGTTTTGTAGCCAGAGAATTAGTATTTCCTTCTGGACAACGACAACAGATTTATGCTAACTCTAAAACTATCACCCAAACAGAAACAATTACTAAGGGAGCAAGCACTGGACAAATATTAACTGATGCTGCGATTGGTGCGGGTGCTGCTAGTCTGATTTCATTGGTGACTGGTAACAAGAAAATTGAAGTTTTAGAACCTGTAGGTGGTGCAGCAGCGGGGGCTTTAGCTAGTATACTATTACGGAAACCAAAAGCTGCTGTTTTTGTGCTAAGACCAGAACAGGATTTAGATATTACGCTGACTTCAACTTTAGTGATAACTCGTTAATAGACTGGATTTCATGATACAAGTAATAAGGCGATTTTATGCTGAATCATGGTAAGCGATCGCTTTATTTTTATAAATGTCTATGTTCTTAGCAACAAAAAAAAGACATGAGCAGATAGTTACTTTGAAGAATTTACAATCAAAAACAGCATTATTTATGGCTTTAGGTATCACATCTACTGCCACTTTACCTTTAATTATAGCAAATCAAGTTTTTGCTCAAACCTCTTTTACTGATGTTCAATCTAGCTACTGGGCATCACAATTTATTCAAGAATTATCAAGACGAGGTATTATTGCTGGTTTTCCTGATGGTAGTTTTCGTGCCGAAGAGGCAGTAACCCGCGCTCAATTTGCGGCTATGCTCAATAAGGCTTTTAATAAATGGGAAAAATAGTGTTGATTTAATCCTGATTGAACCTAATACGGATTTAAAATTAACAATAAGTCAAGACTTGCAAATTCCTTGAAGATATGTTTTAAAAATGATTGTGATTAGTTAGTGTCAAATTCTTACTTAAAATCATAAATTCCTGTCAGCTAATTAACGGCCAGCAACCAAATTATAAAGGTAGTTCCTGGGGCATAAGGTGATGTGATGACTGAGTTGATTGCCGGACTAAAAACCTCGATGTTTCCGTGCATTTCTACTATTAACTGTTTAGCAATGGCGATTCCTAGGCCAGTTCCCGGAATTTCTGTTTTTGCCTGTACACCTCGGTAATGTCTTTCTCCTAGATGTTTTAAGTCTTCTGGAGGAATACCTGGACCTGTATCACTAATAGCAATACCTTGTAAATTTCCTTTTTGTTGCCCACATTGGACTAATATCTTACCTCCAGATGGCGTATATTTTAAAGCGTTATCCAGGATGTTACTCAAGACTTCTTGTAAGGCTTTCTCATTGACTATTGCTAAGGGTAAGTGAGGAGAAATTTCTGTGATTAATTGTAAATTTCTTTCTTGAGCAATGGCTTGTGCAGATATTAATAAAGGTGCTAATAAATCTACTAAGAAACAATTAGTTAATTGTTCTCCTGTTCCGGGTAATAATAACGCAGGTTTAGCTGCTTTTTGCACATTTGCGTTAATAACTACTTTTGATTCTGGTAGAGGTAAAGGTTCTAAATCTGCTGTATTTAAATCAATTACTTGATCAAATTGTTTTAATAGTTCTTGTAAGCGATCGCTCTCCCGGACTATACTGGTGGCGACTTCCCGATTAGGATCAACCGGTAGCATTCGTTTAAATAGTAATTTCCCAAAGGTGCGGACAGCAGTTAAGGGGTTACGAAATTGATGTAAGAGATTATCTAATAAATCCCGTTGTCTCTCTTGGAGAATTTGTTCCTGCTGGAGTTGATGTTGCAACCATGCCTGGCGCTGGTCTAAAATGCAAGCGATCGCTAAAGTCTTAGCAATGCGTTCAATCTCCCTTTCCTCGCGTTCATTCCATTCCCTATCTTCCCTCGCCGTCACCAATAACCCCATCATCACACCTTCATAAATCAAAGGTAAAACAATTTGGTTATGACTAAGCAAATATTCATCTTGTGCATTGTGTAAATTTTGTTTTCCTGTTGCTGCCGATTCCGCTGATTCATGGGAGGATATTGGAGTCGGTTTTAACAATCTCATTTGCTGATTGGGTAACGATAAAACATTAGCTAACTTTACAGGATAACCTTCCCCCA harbors:
- a CDS encoding sensor histidine kinase; its protein translation is MLMSASSDFLALCREQMDLLTQGMGAGFTVVYLTQELVEKSTGEAQLIPVMVYPETIALNSSDEYSEVGEGYPVKLANVLSLPNQQMRLLKPTPISSHESAESAATGKQNLHNAQDEYLLSHNQIVLPLIYEGVMMGLLVTAREDREWNEREEREIERIAKTLAIACILDQRQAWLQHQLQQEQILQERQRDLLDNLLHQFRNPLTAVRTFGKLLFKRMLPVDPNREVATSIVRESDRLQELLKQFDQVIDLNTADLEPLPLPESKVVINANVQKAAKPALLLPGTGEQLTNCFLVDLLAPLLISAQAIAQERNLQLITEISPHLPLAIVNEKALQEVLSNILDNALKYTPSGGKILVQCGQQKGNLQGIAISDTGPGIPPEDLKHLGERHYRGVQAKTEIPGTGLGIAIAKQLIVEMHGNIEVFSPAINSVITSPYAPGTTFIIWLLAVN
- the upp gene encoding uracil phosphoribosyltransferase — encoded protein: MTQQLRVYVPPHPLIQHWLGVARDVATPSVLFRSAITELGRWLTYEAAREWLPTQETTVQTPLTTCVATFINPQIPVAVVPILRAGLGLLEGAQGVLPLASIYHFGLARNEETLEPTCYLNKLPEKFAPETRVLITEPMLATGGSIMAVMDELTQRGVDPALIRIISVVVAPPALKKLAAVYPGLIVYTATIDETLDDRGYIVPGLGDAGDRIFGT
- a CDS encoding conjugal transfer protein TrbI; protein product: MSRSIRWQSSTAALMAIAITTGAATPLLSFSPVMAQGYNLNQSRTISIRSGATLPVIYEKEKVIVKPGETLALTLKIADNVTDSNRNILIPANSEVIGELQPVRLNTRSTNNNQQGVRFVARELVFPSGQRQQIYANSKTITQTETITKGASTGQILTDAAIGAGAASLISLVTGNKKIEVLEPVGGAAAGALASILLRKPKAAVFVLRPEQDLDITLTSTLVITR
- a CDS encoding YggT family protein; the protein is MNLLITTLATFVSLYSYLLIIRVLLTWFPTIEWSNQPFAALSQISDPYLNLFRSIIPPLGGMDFSPILAFLALNIVGGILDSLARATLVQGF